The Haladaptatus cibarius D43 genome window below encodes:
- a CDS encoding oligosaccharyl transferase, archaeosortase A system-associated, producing MSQGTEQVEESSNLADSVLDQIEDWYHIPALALLLGFMLWVRLQSYDRFTRNGEVFLAGNDAWYHLRQVQYTVNNWPATMPFDPWTYYPQGTSVGQFGTLYDQLVATAALIVGLGVPSQQTVALTLLVAPAVFGTLVAVPTYYVGKRLGGRLGGVFGVLILALIPGEFLRRGLVGFADHNVVEPFFQTLAVLAMMVAVSVAERERPVFELLADRDFAAVRRPLGYSVLAGVATALYLWTWPPGILLIGIFGVFFMLKLTADYVRGISPDHLAFVASVSMGVTGLLLLVPLGTISFSATKFSILQPLMAFAVSIGAGFMTWLAREWDDRDVSPMLYPVAIFGILAIGTLLVYVALPNLFNLIQNNLVRFVGFNAGAAQRTIGEAQPFLQGSQSLSSAVIPQYGLMFFTAILGALVMVWRAVSADEHEAEKLLILVWAAFITAAAFTQVRFNYYLAVPVAVLNAYLLGWILGAVGFDSTTRDTIRNVEMYQVLAVIFVIMLVVPGLVMPVQVGNGQTATAAQTGNSTAPGAVTQWDGTLEWMQTNTPEEGNYGGAGNEMEYYGTYTEGDGDYDYPEGSYGVMSWWDYGHWITVEGERIPNANPFQEGATTAANYLLAQNESEANEVLNELGDENEQTKYVMVDWKMVETNGQQGNVKFFAPTVFKDGVSSGDYYEYVYTQRSRIAQHKQPYYDSQMVRLYRYHGSAVEPRPIVLDWETTQGQNGQPVKVAPSALSQNANDTVVKRFDTMQKAREYVQNDPTSQIGGIGPYPSERISAMEHYRVVKESQSQSTQVPSHYQVLSQRVGLLQQAGISTQDYFRTSPSWVKTFERVDGATVEGTGPANTNITASVRMQTDTGSAFTYTQKAQTDENGEFTMTLPYSTTGYDQWGTDEGYTNVSVRAAGPYEFRTPQTAGEDGFEFTNGTAQVSEAKVLGEDDSPVTVSVDQQQTIPVEGANNSTGNNSAGPSNPGNQTGDNSSAGNGSVGNNSTGNESNSLPGPASPLTRGSLVGAYAATLVIARRD from the coding sequence ATGAGCCAAGGCACAGAACAGGTCGAGGAGTCCTCCAATCTCGCTGACTCCGTCCTCGACCAGATAGAAGACTGGTACCACATCCCTGCGCTCGCGCTTTTGCTGGGATTCATGTTGTGGGTTCGCCTGCAGTCCTACGACAGGTTCACCCGTAACGGCGAGGTGTTTCTCGCCGGTAACGACGCGTGGTACCACCTCCGACAAGTACAGTACACAGTCAACAACTGGCCCGCGACGATGCCGTTCGACCCGTGGACGTACTACCCCCAAGGGACGAGCGTCGGGCAGTTCGGCACGCTTTACGACCAACTCGTCGCAACTGCCGCGCTAATCGTCGGCCTCGGTGTCCCATCGCAGCAGACGGTTGCGCTGACGCTACTGGTCGCCCCAGCGGTGTTCGGCACGCTCGTCGCAGTTCCGACCTACTATGTCGGAAAACGACTCGGTGGTCGTCTCGGCGGCGTATTCGGCGTCCTCATCCTCGCATTGATTCCGGGTGAGTTCCTCCGCCGTGGATTGGTCGGATTCGCCGACCACAACGTCGTGGAACCGTTCTTCCAGACGCTCGCCGTGCTGGCAATGATGGTCGCCGTCTCGGTTGCCGAACGGGAACGTCCCGTCTTCGAGCTGCTGGCCGACCGTGATTTCGCGGCGGTTCGCCGCCCACTCGGCTATAGCGTCCTCGCAGGTGTTGCGACCGCGCTCTACCTCTGGACGTGGCCGCCGGGAATTCTCCTCATCGGCATCTTCGGCGTCTTCTTCATGCTGAAACTGACCGCGGATTACGTCCGCGGCATTAGTCCAGACCATCTCGCCTTCGTCGCGTCGGTCAGCATGGGCGTGACGGGTCTCCTTTTGCTCGTTCCGCTCGGGACGATTTCGTTCAGCGCGACGAAGTTCTCCATCCTCCAACCGCTCATGGCGTTCGCCGTCTCGATTGGCGCAGGATTCATGACGTGGTTGGCGCGCGAGTGGGACGACCGAGACGTTTCGCCGATGCTGTATCCGGTCGCCATCTTCGGCATTCTCGCCATCGGAACCCTGCTCGTCTACGTCGCGCTCCCGAACCTATTCAACCTGATTCAGAATAATCTGGTTCGATTCGTCGGGTTCAACGCGGGCGCGGCACAGCGAACCATCGGTGAAGCACAACCGTTCCTGCAAGGGTCACAGTCGCTTTCGTCGGCGGTCATCCCGCAGTACGGCCTGATGTTCTTCACCGCCATTCTCGGCGCGCTGGTGATGGTCTGGCGTGCGGTGTCGGCCGACGAACACGAGGCCGAAAAACTGCTCATCCTCGTCTGGGCGGCCTTCATCACCGCCGCCGCGTTCACGCAGGTTCGATTCAACTACTATCTCGCGGTTCCGGTCGCGGTGCTGAACGCCTACCTCCTCGGATGGATTCTCGGGGCGGTCGGATTCGACAGTACGACGCGCGATACGATTCGAAACGTCGAGATGTATCAGGTGTTGGCAGTTATCTTCGTTATCATGCTCGTCGTCCCCGGATTGGTCATGCCGGTGCAGGTCGGCAACGGCCAGACGGCCACCGCGGCCCAGACCGGTAACAGCACCGCGCCCGGTGCTGTTACCCAGTGGGATGGCACGTTAGAGTGGATGCAGACGAACACGCCAGAAGAAGGCAACTACGGCGGTGCCGGAAACGAAATGGAGTATTACGGCACCTACACGGAAGGCGACGGCGATTACGACTATCCGGAGGGGAGCTACGGCGTCATGTCGTGGTGGGACTACGGTCACTGGATTACGGTCGAAGGTGAGCGAATCCCGAACGCTAACCCGTTCCAAGAAGGTGCAACCACGGCCGCAAACTACCTGCTCGCCCAGAACGAATCCGAGGCGAACGAAGTGCTGAACGAACTCGGTGACGAAAACGAGCAGACCAAGTACGTGATGGTCGATTGGAAGATGGTCGAAACGAACGGCCAGCAAGGGAACGTGAAGTTCTTCGCGCCGACGGTGTTCAAAGACGGCGTCTCATCGGGTGACTATTATGAGTACGTCTACACGCAGCGGAGCCGAATCGCTCAACACAAACAACCGTACTACGACAGCCAGATGGTTCGACTGTACCGCTATCACGGAAGCGCGGTCGAACCGAGACCAATCGTGCTGGACTGGGAGACGACGCAAGGACAGAACGGACAACCCGTCAAGGTTGCTCCAAGTGCCCTCTCGCAGAACGCGAACGACACGGTCGTAAAGCGATTCGACACGATGCAGAAAGCCCGCGAGTACGTCCAGAACGACCCGACGTCGCAAATCGGCGGCATCGGGCCGTACCCGAGCGAGCGCATCTCCGCGATGGAACACTACCGCGTCGTGAAAGAAAGCCAGTCACAATCGACGCAGGTTCCGTCGCACTATCAGGTGCTTAGCCAGCGAGTGGGACTGCTTCAACAAGCGGGGATCTCCACACAGGACTACTTCCGCACGTCGCCATCGTGGGTGAAGACCTTCGAGCGAGTTGACGGTGCGACGGTGGAAGGAACCGGGCCTGCGAACACCAACATCACCGCCTCGGTTCGGATGCAGACGGACACCGGAAGCGCGTTCACCTACACGCAGAAGGCACAAACGGACGAGAACGGCGAGTTCACGATGACCCTGCCGTACTCCACGACTGGCTACGACCAGTGGGGAACTGACGAAGGCTACACGAACGTCAGCGTCCGTGCGGCCGGGCCATATGAGTTCCGAACGCCGCAAACCGCTGGTGAGGACGGTTTCGAGTTCACGAACGGCACGGCACAGGTTTCGGAAGCAAAAGTGCTCGGCGAGGACGACAGCCCCGTCACGGTGTCGGTTGACCAACAGCAGACGATTCCGGTGGAAGGCGCGAACAATTCGACCGGCAACAACTCCGCAGGCCCGAGTAACCCCGGCAATCAGACGGGAGACAACTCGTCCGCCGGAAACGGGTCGGTCGGCAACAACTCGACCGGAAACGAGTCGAACTCGCTTCCAGGCCCCGCGTCGCCGCTGACGCGAGGCAGTCTCGTCGGTGCGTATGCGGCGACGTTGGTCATCGCTCGACGCGACTGA
- a CDS encoding rubrerythrin-like domain-containing protein has protein sequence MTATYECEQCGNRVSALKHPGECPDCGGEMRNVSVSRE, from the coding sequence ATGACTGCGACCTACGAGTGCGAACAGTGTGGCAACCGCGTGAGCGCGCTTAAACATCCCGGAGAGTGCCCGGACTGTGGCGGGGAGATGCGAAACGTCAGCGTTTCGCGCGAGTGA
- a CDS encoding anaerobic glycerol-3-phosphate dehydrogenase subunit C, giving the protein MSEKEAESRNPSELQDVFSGEPMDLRPGSDDCYKCSTCDTECPVAEVDDDFPGPKFQGPEQWRLKRKGDHDIDDSVMSCSNCMRCDNACPSEVPLSQMHNTARGKYVDEQMSKLSREYIRNRILSNYGRLAPLASKFPRLTNFVMGLSVTKFVNEKVMGITSQREFPDFATETFTDWWEKRGGKATSKERAQEARTKRGDAAENDDKRVAYFHGDYSNYNTPEVAKAMVRVFEQFGYEVAVPDQRCSGTPMFANGMMDDARRAAKFNIETFAALVEQGYDVICSCTSCSMALRQEYPELYSFDGTAKVAANTFEALEYLRVHEDLEGELADSSVPESEFGELAYHAPCHAKNQGLDGQAVELLSALDGTDPVDVGDSCSGISGTYGWKSEKYDTSMKIGDEMFEHMEDVESETGMTECPTCAMQMNHGTGYDIRHPLEVLDSALVN; this is encoded by the coding sequence ATGAGTGAGAAGGAAGCAGAATCACGAAATCCATCCGAACTACAGGACGTATTCAGTGGCGAACCGATGGACCTCAGACCGGGGTCGGACGACTGTTACAAATGCTCCACCTGCGACACGGAGTGTCCGGTCGCGGAGGTTGACGACGACTTCCCCGGGCCGAAGTTCCAAGGGCCGGAGCAGTGGCGACTCAAGCGCAAGGGCGACCACGACATCGACGATTCGGTGATGTCCTGTTCGAACTGCATGCGCTGTGATAACGCTTGCCCATCCGAAGTGCCGCTTTCCCAGATGCACAACACGGCCCGCGGCAAGTACGTGGACGAACAGATGTCAAAATTGTCGCGGGAGTACATCCGAAACCGGATTCTGTCGAACTACGGCAGACTCGCGCCACTCGCCTCCAAATTCCCGCGACTCACGAACTTCGTCATGGGACTGTCCGTGACGAAGTTCGTGAACGAGAAAGTGATGGGAATTACGAGCCAGCGCGAGTTTCCCGACTTTGCGACAGAGACGTTTACGGACTGGTGGGAAAAGCGAGGTGGCAAAGCCACATCGAAAGAGCGAGCGCAGGAGGCGCGGACAAAACGCGGCGATGCGGCGGAGAACGACGACAAGCGAGTCGCCTACTTCCACGGTGACTACTCGAATTACAACACGCCCGAGGTGGCGAAAGCCATGGTTCGCGTGTTTGAGCAGTTCGGCTACGAAGTCGCCGTGCCCGACCAGCGCTGTTCCGGCACGCCGATGTTCGCCAACGGCATGATGGACGATGCGCGCCGCGCCGCGAAGTTCAACATCGAAACCTTCGCCGCGTTAGTCGAGCAAGGCTACGACGTAATTTGCTCGTGTACGTCCTGTTCGATGGCGCTCCGGCAGGAGTACCCGGAACTCTACTCGTTCGACGGAACCGCGAAGGTCGCCGCGAACACATTCGAAGCCCTCGAATATCTCCGGGTTCACGAGGATTTGGAGGGCGAACTCGCCGATTCGTCGGTTCCGGAATCCGAGTTCGGCGAACTGGCCTACCACGCGCCGTGCCACGCCAAAAATCAGGGACTCGACGGACAGGCCGTCGAACTGCTGTCCGCACTCGACGGCACCGACCCGGTGGACGTGGGCGACTCCTGTTCCGGTATCAGCGGCACCTACGGGTGGAAATCGGAGAAGTACGACACGTCGATGAAAATCGGCGACGAGATGTTCGAACACATGGAAGACGTTGAAAGCGAAACGGGCATGACCGAATGTCCGACCTGCGCGATGCAGATGAATCACGGGACGGGCTACGACATTCGACATCCGCTCGAAGTGCTGGATTCGGCGCTCGTGAATTAG
- a CDS encoding DUF368 domain-containing protein, with the protein MRALLTIYLKGICMGAADAVPGVSGGTIALITGIYERLISAVASFNPKIVTSVFQIHDPDERAKVLAMLEEMDLPFLLALGAGIATAILTVTGLVTLASERVPVLLFAFFFGLIAASAIVLYDEVSVETPGQIGAAIAGFTLAFLVAGAVEQGGGSQPLPIVFFTGVIAISAMVLPGISGALILMLLGQYKYLSNNLHGFKDAVVGLLNGGSVDALVAPGAVVITFVVGAGIGILTVSKAVSWALDHYRAATLTFLVSLMVGALRFPIERLLIADTFAWTPSVLGGAVFAALVGGGAVLLLDRYTDDLDY; encoded by the coding sequence ATGCGCGCCCTCTTGACGATTTACCTGAAGGGGATCTGCATGGGTGCCGCCGACGCGGTGCCCGGCGTCTCCGGCGGGACGATTGCCCTCATCACGGGAATCTACGAGCGACTCATTTCGGCAGTCGCGTCGTTCAATCCCAAAATTGTAACGAGCGTGTTCCAGATACACGACCCGGACGAACGGGCAAAGGTTCTGGCGATGCTCGAAGAGATGGACTTGCCGTTCTTGCTTGCCCTCGGTGCCGGAATCGCAACCGCAATCCTGACCGTCACCGGATTGGTAACGCTCGCAAGCGAACGGGTTCCGGTGCTCCTTTTTGCCTTCTTCTTCGGGCTCATTGCGGCGTCGGCCATCGTTCTTTACGACGAGGTTTCAGTCGAGACGCCGGGCCAAATCGGCGCGGCCATCGCCGGATTTACCCTCGCGTTTCTCGTGGCCGGCGCGGTGGAGCAGGGTGGCGGTTCCCAACCGCTTCCAATCGTGTTCTTCACCGGTGTGATTGCTATCAGTGCGATGGTGCTTCCGGGGATTTCGGGTGCGCTCATCCTCATGCTCCTCGGACAGTACAAGTACCTCTCGAACAATCTGCACGGGTTCAAAGACGCGGTCGTCGGCCTTCTCAACGGCGGTTCCGTTGATGCTCTCGTTGCGCCGGGCGCGGTCGTCATCACGTTCGTAGTTGGTGCAGGAATTGGTATCCTCACCGTTTCGAAGGCCGTTTCGTGGGCGCTCGACCACTATCGCGCGGCAACACTCACCTTCCTCGTCAGTCTGATGGTCGGCGCGCTTCGGTTCCCTATCGAGAGACTACTTATAGCGGATACGTTCGCGTGGACGCCGAGCGTTCTCGGTGGTGCAGTCTTCGCCGCACTCGTCGGCGGTGGGGCAGTCCTCCTCCTCGACCGCTACACCGACGACCTCGACTACTGA